From the genome of Candidatus Methylomirabilota bacterium, one region includes:
- the iolE gene encoding myo-inosose-2 dehydratase produces MAVRIGVNPIGWTNDDLPELGGDIPLEVCLREAREAGYEGIELGRKFPRRASELRPILERHGLALVSGWYGAELLTRSVKDEIAAVQDHLDLLADMGAPVMVFAEVSGCVHERRGIPLSRRPTLEGDEAWRRFGDALTEVAEHLQGRGVRLAYHHHMGTVVETEAEIDRLMGVTGEAVGLLLDTGHLSYAGGDVLGVARRHAGRLRHVHCKDVRPAVLAEAQRKDWNFLDAVVAGIFTVPGDGIVDYPALMRILEAAGYAGWLVVEAEQDPAVAHPLTYARLGFTHLQRAVTAAGLSGP; encoded by the coding sequence ATGGCGGTACGGATCGGCGTCAACCCGATCGGCTGGACCAACGACGACCTCCCCGAGCTCGGCGGCGACATCCCGCTCGAGGTGTGTCTGCGGGAGGCGCGCGAGGCAGGGTACGAGGGCATCGAGCTCGGCCGGAAATTCCCGCGCCGGGCGAGCGAGCTCCGGCCGATCCTGGAGCGTCACGGGCTGGCCCTGGTCTCGGGCTGGTACGGGGCGGAACTGCTCACGCGCTCCGTCAAGGACGAGATCGCCGCCGTCCAGGATCATCTGGACCTCCTCGCCGACATGGGCGCTCCCGTCATGGTCTTCGCCGAGGTGAGCGGCTGCGTCCACGAGCGGCGGGGGATCCCGCTCTCCCGCCGCCCGACGCTCGAAGGCGACGAGGCGTGGCGACGCTTCGGCGACGCGCTGACCGAGGTGGCCGAGCACCTGCAGGGGCGCGGGGTCCGGCTCGCGTATCACCACCACATGGGCACCGTGGTCGAGACCGAGGCGGAGATCGACCGCCTGATGGGGGTCACGGGCGAAGCGGTCGGGCTCCTGCTCGATACCGGGCATCTCAGCTACGCGGGCGGCGACGTGCTCGGCGTGGCCCGCCGTCATGCCGGGCGGCTCCGACACGTGCACTGCAAGGACGTGCGCCCCGCCGTGCTGGCCGAGGCGCAGCGGAAGGATTGGAATTTCCTCGACGCGGTGGTGGCGGGCATCTTCACCGTGCCCGGGGACGGCATCGTGGACTACCCGGCGCTGATGCGGATCCTCGAGGCCGCCGGCTACGCCGGCTGGCTCGTCGTCGAGGCGGAGCAGGATCCGGCCGTGGCCCACCCCCTCACCTACGCCCGCCTCGGGTTCACGCACCTCCAGCGCGCCGTGACGGCCGCGGGCCTCAGCGGACCGTGA
- a CDS encoding SBBP repeat-containing protein, producing MRAFGRIAGTWALAVGLGLTGPAGTASARPPANDLRLPLFFEANEGQTDARVRFLARAPGHTLFLTPTEAALVVATSRGPAGVVRMRLLGANPAPVVSGRDELPARAHYLVGRDPAGWRTDIPTYARVVYRGVYPGVDLVYYGRQGQLEYDFVVAPGADAGGIRLAFDGLDALTLDAAGHLVLRSPGGEIRIERPVIYQEVGGARRRISGGFERRGPREVGFRLGSYDRRRALVIDPRLVYSSFLGGGGLDVASAIAVDAAGYAYVTGVTTSADFPGAGIPAGGGDAFVAKLRADGSGLVYAAYLGGSGLDVGRGIAVGRDGSVHVVGETYSADFPTVNALQSGNRSGSCGHGLCGEAFVAKLGPTGGRLVYATYVGGSLGDAAYAVAVDGAGFAYVTGSLSGTGRVVFSARSHFHPTGRGGAFVLKLAPGGSLAYSADFGVGAGYGIAVDGAGAAYVTGVAWEGFPTVNALQATFGGRFGDAFVAKLDPSGTRLVYSTYLGGSGFDQGLGIAVDGAGQAHVTGLTESPDFPVAHPLQPVCGCRLDVYDAFVAKLNAGGSALVYATFLGGRGDDRGQGIAVDASGHAYVAGSTRSSDFPIADPVQARLGGGTCIDGPCSDAFLARLDPAGARLTYATYLGGSAADEALGVTVDAAGNAYVAGFTDSGNFPTARAFQGTRRGGRDAFVAKIGPGGRRAPSFAIGPTTTVPPTAGPGSVLLIRTRVSASTAASGIIVDLEIYDTAGRRVAQRVYERQGFTPGQARPYLWPWRVPAGLPDGRYTLKVGVFDADWSTLYTWEDRAVTLTVR from the coding sequence ATGCGAGCTTTCGGTCGAATCGCCGGGACGTGGGCACTCGCGGTCGGCCTCGGGTTGACGGGCCCGGCCGGGACGGCGTCGGCGCGCCCGCCCGCGAACGATCTCCGGCTCCCGCTCTTCTTCGAGGCGAACGAGGGGCAGACCGACGCCCGGGTCCGATTTCTCGCGCGCGCACCCGGTCACACGCTCTTCCTGACGCCCACCGAGGCGGCGCTCGTCGTCGCCACGAGTCGGGGCCCGGCCGGCGTGGTGCGGATGCGGCTGCTGGGGGCAAACCCGGCGCCGGTCGTTTCGGGCCGGGACGAGCTCCCCGCCAGAGCGCACTATCTCGTGGGGCGGGACCCGGCCGGCTGGCGGACCGACATTCCGACCTATGCCCGGGTCGTGTACCGGGGCGTCTATCCCGGCGTGGATCTCGTCTACTACGGACGCCAGGGGCAGCTCGAGTACGACTTCGTCGTCGCCCCCGGGGCCGATGCCGGGGGCATCCGGCTGGCCTTCGACGGCCTCGACGCGCTGACCCTCGACGCCGCCGGGCATCTGGTGCTGAGGAGCCCCGGCGGCGAGATCCGCATCGAGCGGCCCGTGATCTACCAGGAGGTGGGCGGTGCCCGGCGCCGGATCTCCGGGGGCTTCGAGCGCCGAGGTCCGCGCGAGGTCGGCTTCCGACTCGGCAGCTATGACCGGCGCCGAGCCCTCGTCATCGATCCCCGGCTCGTCTACTCCAGCTTCCTCGGCGGCGGCGGGCTGGACGTAGCCTCCGCGATCGCGGTCGACGCGGCGGGGTACGCGTACGTGACGGGCGTGACCACCTCCGCGGACTTCCCGGGCGCCGGCATCCCGGCGGGCGGCGGCGACGCCTTCGTGGCGAAGCTCAGGGCCGACGGCTCCGGCCTGGTCTACGCCGCTTACCTCGGCGGAAGCGGCCTCGACGTGGGCCGCGGCATCGCGGTGGGTCGGGACGGCAGCGTCCACGTCGTGGGGGAGACGTACTCGGCCGACTTCCCGACCGTGAACGCGCTCCAGTCCGGGAACCGCAGCGGGTCGTGCGGCCACGGGCTCTGCGGCGAAGCGTTCGTGGCCAAGCTGGGGCCGACGGGCGGGAGGCTCGTCTACGCGACGTACGTGGGCGGCTCGCTCGGCGACGCGGCCTACGCGGTCGCGGTGGACGGCGCGGGATTCGCCTACGTGACCGGCAGCCTCTCGGGCACAGGGCGCGTCGTGTTCTCGGCCCGGAGCCACTTCCACCCGACCGGCCGGGGCGGCGCCTTCGTCCTCAAGCTCGCCCCGGGCGGCTCGCTCGCCTACTCGGCCGATTTCGGCGTCGGGGCGGGGTACGGCATCGCGGTGGACGGCGCCGGGGCGGCCTACGTCACGGGTGTCGCCTGGGAGGGCTTCCCGACGGTGAACGCGCTCCAGGCGACGTTCGGTGGCCGGTTCGGTGACGCGTTCGTGGCCAAGCTCGACCCCTCCGGCACCAGACTCGTCTACTCGACCTACCTCGGGGGAAGCGGCTTCGATCAGGGCCTCGGCATCGCGGTGGACGGCGCCGGTCAGGCCCACGTGACCGGTCTGACGGAGTCCCCCGACTTTCCGGTGGCCCATCCACTCCAGCCGGTCTGTGGGTGCCGCCTCGACGTGTACGACGCCTTCGTCGCCAAGCTGAACGCGGGGGGGTCGGCCCTCGTCTACGCCACCTTCCTGGGCGGGCGAGGGGACGATCGGGGCCAGGGGATCGCGGTGGACGCCTCCGGGCATGCCTACGTCGCGGGCTCCACTCGCTCGAGCGATTTTCCGATCGCGGACCCCGTGCAGGCGAGGCTCGGGGGCGGGACCTGCATCGACGGGCCCTGCTCGGACGCGTTCCTGGCCAGGCTCGATCCGGCGGGCGCCAGGCTCACCTACGCCACCTACCTGGGGGGGAGCGCGGCCGATGAGGCGCTCGGCGTCACGGTGGATGCGGCGGGGAACGCCTATGTGGCCGGCTTCACCGATTCGGGTAACTTCCCGACCGCCCGCGCCTTCCAGGGAACACGTCGCGGCGGCCGGGACGCCTTCGTCGCGAAGATCGGGCCGGGCGGCCGGCGGGCGCCGAGCTTCGCCATCGGGCCGACGACGACCGTGCCCCCGACGGCCGGCCCGGGGTCGGTCCTGCTGATCCGGACGCGTGTGAGCGCGAGCACCGCGGCGTCGGGGATCATCGTCGACCTCGAGATCTACGACACGGCTGGAAGGCGGGTCGCCCAACGCGTCTACGAGCGGCAGGGCTTCACGCCCGGCCAGGCTCGTCCCTACCTGTGGCCCTGGCGCGTGCCCGCGGGCTTGCCGGACGGCCGCTACACGCTCAAGGTGGGCGTCTTCGACGCGGACTGGAGCACCCTCTACACCTGGGAGGACCGGGCGGTCACGCTCACGGTCCGCTGA
- a CDS encoding metallophosphoesterase encodes MRIIRWVVLLLAVALAAAPLVEVGAYHLRDRRIRLRTLVQLDPPPAHALVRYAGHTLIVTGALVRQARPDRLVLRAWQPTPTIHVAEPGAGPVTIELENVPGRIGLRASGPVEENRTGKTRILRFAPGETRQLLLVDRGREVTFAVLGDTGDDPTFPEALRRADELGAEFLLHVGDLIYGDEQMPNIARIVAQSPIPVFIVRGNHDYRNTERIEFMRALGPPYYAFVVGGATFIVLDNAGNYLPTFWRRSTQYRWFAAILDVPREGPLFVAMHKPLFDRRPTHEAYLDDEPFATQLMRDFVRVRLDAALTGHVHDHHLWVEQGIPFVVSGEGYQSPKGTTHGQRMAVLRVRGRQVEIEQVPVWRRR; translated from the coding sequence TTGCGGATCATCCGGTGGGTCGTCCTGCTCCTGGCGGTCGCGCTGGCCGCCGCGCCCCTGGTGGAAGTCGGAGCCTACCACCTCCGGGACCGGCGGATCCGGCTGAGGACCCTGGTCCAGCTCGATCCGCCGCCGGCCCACGCCCTCGTCCGGTACGCCGGGCACACGCTCATCGTGACGGGAGCCCTGGTCAGGCAGGCGCGGCCCGACCGGCTCGTCCTCCGCGCCTGGCAGCCGACCCCGACGATCCACGTCGCGGAGCCGGGCGCCGGGCCGGTCACGATCGAGCTGGAGAACGTCCCCGGCCGGATCGGTCTCCGCGCCTCGGGGCCCGTCGAGGAAAACCGCACCGGGAAGACGCGGATCCTCCGCTTCGCGCCCGGGGAGACCCGTCAGCTCCTGCTCGTCGACCGGGGTCGTGAGGTCACCTTCGCCGTCCTCGGGGACACCGGGGACGACCCGACGTTCCCGGAAGCGCTTCGGCGGGCCGACGAGCTCGGCGCCGAGTTCCTGCTCCACGTGGGCGACCTCATCTACGGCGACGAGCAGATGCCCAACATCGCGCGGATCGTCGCCCAGTCGCCGATTCCCGTCTTCATCGTGCGAGGGAACCACGACTACCGGAATACGGAGCGGATCGAGTTCATGCGCGCCCTCGGCCCGCCGTACTACGCGTTCGTGGTGGGCGGCGCCACCTTCATCGTCCTGGACAATGCCGGCAACTACCTGCCCACGTTCTGGCGGCGCAGCACACAGTACCGGTGGTTCGCCGCGATCCTGGACGTCCCCCGGGAGGGGCCGCTGTTCGTGGCCATGCACAAGCCGCTCTTCGACCGCCGTCCCACCCACGAGGCGTACCTGGACGACGAGCCCTTCGCCACCCAGCTCATGCGCGACTTCGTCCGCGTGCGGCTGGACGCGGCGCTGACCGGTCACGTTCACGACCACCACCTCTGGGTCGAGCAAGGGATCCCGTTCGTCGTCAGCGGCGAGGGGTACCAGTCCCCCAAGGGCACCACTCACGGCCAGCGCATGGCCGTACTCCGCGTCCGTGGCCGGCAGGTGGAGATCGAGCAGGTCCCCGTCTGGCGCCGCCGGTGA